The window GTCGCCGAGCACGACCGGCAGGCCGCCGCCCATGTGCACCGCGGCGCCACCAGCCAGGACATCCTGGACACGGCCGCCATGCTGGTCGCCGCCCGCGCCCTGGAACCCGTCCTCGCCGACCTCGGACGCGCGGCCGGCGCCCTGGCACGGCTCGCCGCCGAGCACCGCGACACACCGATCGCCGGACGCACGCTCACCCAGCACGCGGTGCCCACCACCTTCGGCCTCAAGGCCGCCGGCTGGCGCTCGCTGGTGCTCGACGCCCGCGAACGCCTCGCGGCCGTCCGGGCAGCGCTGCCCGCGCAACTCGGCGGAGCGGCCGGCACCCTGGCGGCCTTTCACGCCTTCGCCGAGGCCGACGGCTCGACCGCCGACCCGGATCCCGGCCCGGACCTGGGCCTGCGACTGCTCGCCGGCTACGCCGCCGAGGCCGGACTGGCAGAGCCCACGCTGCCCTGGCACACCCTGCGCACCCCCGTCGCCGACCTGGCCGGCGCGCTCGCCTTCACCGCCGGAGCACTCGGCAAACTCGCGGCGGACGTCCTGCTGATGTCCCGTACGGAGATCGGCGAACTCGGCGAGAGCAGCGGCGGCGGCTCCTCCGCCATGCCGCACAAGGCCAACCCGGTCCGCGCCACGCTGATCGCCGCCGCGGCCCGACAGGTCCCCGCCCTCGCGTCCGTGCTCTACGCCGGGCTCGCCGCCGAGGACGAACGCCCGGCCGGCGCCTGGCACGCCGAGTGGCAGCCCCTGCGCCAGGCCCTGCGCCTGGTCGGCGGAGCCGCCCGCGACGCCGCCGAACTGGCCGAAGGCCTGCGCGTCCACCCGAACCGGATGCGCGACAACCTCGACGCCACCGACGGCCTGATCATCAGCGAGCGGCTCGCCGCGGTGCTGGCGGCCCTGATCGGCCGGGGCGAGGCCAGGCAGGCGCTGTCCCGGGCCTCTCGCCGCGCCGTCGAGCAGGGCATGGAACTCGACGAGGCGCTCCGGCAGGAGCCCGGCATCGCCGGCGCCCTCCCGCAGGACCGGCTGCGCGCACTGACCGACCCGACACGGTACGCGGGCTCCTCGGGCGCCCTCGTGGACCGCGCCCTGCGCCGCACCGGCGCCGCCCAGAACCCGATCTGACACGGCGTCCGCGCTGCGCAGGACTCGATCTGACGCAGCATCGGTGTCGTCCGGGCCCCGATCTGATAGAGCGTCGGACATCGACGGCGCCGGGCAGCCCCCTGCCCCACCGCACCGGCCGGCGGCCGCGGCCGTCCGCGCCCCACCGCCCGCCGGGCGGCCCTGTACCACCAGCACGAGGAGACCGCATGAGCACTTCTGCCCCCGCGCAGCATCTGCTGCACCACCGTGTGGACGGCCGGGACTCCGCCCCGCCGCTGATCCTGGGCCCTTCGCTCGGCACCTCGCTGGCCGTGTGGGACCCGCAGACCCCGTCGCTGGCCCGGACCCGCCGAGTGGTGCGCTGGGACCTGCCCGGCCACGGCGGCTCCCCGGCCGGCCTGCTGCCCGACGGAGGCACCGTCGCCGACCTCGGGCAGCTCGTCCTCGGCCTCGCCGACGCACTCGGCATCGAGGAGTTCGGCTACGCCGGTATCTCGCTCGGCGGCGCCGTCGGCACCTGGCTCGCCGTGCACCACCCCGAGCGGGTCACCTCGCTCGTGATCCTCTGTTCCTCGGCCCACTTCGGACCGCCGGAGGGCTGGTCCGACCGCGCGGCGCTGGTGCGCGCCGAGGGCACCGGCCCGGTCGCGGAGACCGCCCCCGCCCGCTGGTTCACCCCGTCCTCCGCGGCCTCCCCGGCCGCACGGGCGATGGTCGCCGACCTGTCCGCGGCCGATCCCCGGGCCTACGCCGGGCTCTGCGACGCACTCGCCGACCTCGACCTGCGCGCCGAGCTGTCTCGTATCACCGCACCGACCCTGGTCGTCGCGGGCCGCGAGGACCTGGCGACGCCCGTCGCACACGCCCGCGAGCTGGCCGACGGCATCCCCGGCGCGGCCCTGACCGAGGTGGCGCACGCCGCGCACCTCGCCAACGTCGAGCGTCCGGTGCCCGTGCTGGCCGCCCTGCTGGGACACTTCGCGGCCGATGCCGCACCGCCTGCCGACGACGCCTCCCGGCACGACGCCGGTATGGCCGTGCGCCGCGCCGTGCTCGGCGACGAGCACGTCGACCGGGCGATCACCCGCACCACCGACTTCACCGCCGGTTTCCAGGACTTCATCACCCGCTACGCATGGGGCGAGATCTGGACCCGGCCCGGGCTGAGCCGCAGAACCCGCAGCTGCATCACCCTCACCGCGCTGGTGGCCCACGGCCACCACGAGGAACTGGCCATGCATGTACGGGCCGCGCGGCGCAACGGTCTCACCCCCGAGGAGATCCAGGAAGTGCTGCTCCAGTCGGCCGTCTACTGCGGCGTGCCCGCGGCGAACGCCGCTTTCGCCATCGCGAACCGCATTCTCGAAGAGGAGAACTGACCGCCATGGACCACACCACCGTCGCCATCGTCGGCGGCGGCCCCGCGGGGCTGCTGCTCGCCCGGCTCCTGCACAACTCCGGCATCGACTGCGTCGTTCTGGAGAGCCGGGACCGCACCTACGTCGAGCAGCGCCAGCGCGCCGGCATCCTCGAGCAGAGCACGGTCGACGTGCTGCGGGAGTCCGGTGCAGGCGAGCGACTGGACCGCGAGGGCATCGTCCACGACGGCATCGAGCTGCGCTGGAACCGCCGGGCACAGCGCATCGACTTCCCGTCGCTCACCGGCGGCCGCAAGGTGTGGGTCTACGCCCAGACCGAGGTCGTCAAGGACCTGATCGCCCTTCAGGTGGCGGACGGCGCCCCGCTGCTGTTCGAGGCCCAGGTGAACGAGGTCGTCGGAGCCGACACCGACCGGCCCGTCATCCACTACACCCACCAGGGCCAGGACAGGACACTCGGGTGCGACTACGTCGTGGGCTGCGACGGGTTCCACGGCGTGACCCGCAAGGCGGTCCCGGACGGCGTCATGAGCGCCTTCGAGCGGGTCTACCCCTACTCGTGGTTCGGCATCCTGGCCGACGTCCCGCCGTCCTGCGACGAGCTGATCTACGCCCACTCGCCGCGCGGCTTCGCCCTGCACAGCATGCGCTCGGCCACGGTCAGCCGGCTCTATCTGCAGGTCCCGAACGGCACCGATCCGGCCGACTGGCCGGACGACCGGATATGGGACGAGCTCGACGCCCGTTTCGCCACCGACGGCGACTGGCGGCTCGAACGCGGCCCGATCACCTCCAAGGCCGTGCTGCC is drawn from Streptomyces sp. NBC_01717 and contains these coding sequences:
- the pcaB gene encoding 3-carboxy-cis,cis-muconate cycloisomerase; its protein translation is MPSTDPAEDLGLLSPGQAGSPVEAATGDAAYVRAMLDAEAALTRAQAALGLAPAAAAQVVTAAAAETARYDVRDLALRARSGGNPVIPLVADLTAAVAEHDRQAAAHVHRGATSQDILDTAAMLVAARALEPVLADLGRAAGALARLAAEHRDTPIAGRTLTQHAVPTTFGLKAAGWRSLVLDARERLAAVRAALPAQLGGAAGTLAAFHAFAEADGSTADPDPGPDLGLRLLAGYAAEAGLAEPTLPWHTLRTPVADLAGALAFTAGALGKLAADVLLMSRTEIGELGESSGGGSSAMPHKANPVRATLIAAAARQVPALASVLYAGLAAEDERPAGAWHAEWQPLRQALRLVGGAARDAAELAEGLRVHPNRMRDNLDATDGLIISERLAAVLAALIGRGEARQALSRASRRAVEQGMELDEALRQEPGIAGALPQDRLRALTDPTRYAGSSGALVDRALRRTGAAQNPI
- the pcaDC gene encoding bifunctional 3-oxoadipate enol-lactonase/4-carboxymuconolactone decarboxylase PcaDC, which gives rise to MSTSAPAQHLLHHRVDGRDSAPPLILGPSLGTSLAVWDPQTPSLARTRRVVRWDLPGHGGSPAGLLPDGGTVADLGQLVLGLADALGIEEFGYAGISLGGAVGTWLAVHHPERVTSLVILCSSAHFGPPEGWSDRAALVRAEGTGPVAETAPARWFTPSSAASPAARAMVADLSAADPRAYAGLCDALADLDLRAELSRITAPTLVVAGREDLATPVAHARELADGIPGAALTEVAHAAHLANVERPVPVLAALLGHFAADAAPPADDASRHDAGMAVRRAVLGDEHVDRAITRTTDFTAGFQDFITRYAWGEIWTRPGLSRRTRSCITLTALVAHGHHEELAMHVRAARRNGLTPEEIQEVLLQSAVYCGVPAANAAFAIANRILEEEN
- a CDS encoding 4-hydroxybenzoate 3-monooxygenase; translation: MDHTTVAIVGGGPAGLLLARLLHNSGIDCVVLESRDRTYVEQRQRAGILEQSTVDVLRESGAGERLDREGIVHDGIELRWNRRAQRIDFPSLTGGRKVWVYAQTEVVKDLIALQVADGAPLLFEAQVNEVVGADTDRPVIHYTHQGQDRTLGCDYVVGCDGFHGVTRKAVPDGVMSAFERVYPYSWFGILADVPPSCDELIYAHSPRGFALHSMRSATVSRLYLQVPNGTDPADWPDDRIWDELDARFATDGDWRLERGPITSKAVLPMRSFVTEPMRWGRVFLAGDAAHIVPPTGAKGLNLAVSDVVVLARAFAHLKDSGSSGLLDEYSDTCLRRVWRAEHFSYFMTTTLHTDPGQSAFETRLQVSQLDRVSSSRHAAAELAENYAGLHIG